Proteins encoded together in one Falco peregrinus isolate bFalPer1 chromosome 2, bFalPer1.pri, whole genome shotgun sequence window:
- the SMPD4 gene encoding sphingomyelin phosphodiesterase 4 isoform X1, whose translation MAGPHLQQPSFLLATLKADCVSKPFVQRCHDLETVIEEFPAKELHGIFPWLVESIFGSLDGIIIGWNLRCLQGRTNPTEYSVALDFLDPSGPMMKLVYKLQAEEYRYDFPVSYLPGPVKASIQEQVLPECSLYHNKVQFPSSGGLGLNLALNPFEYYMFYFAISLITQKNSPVTRHVSPSNSAYFILVDTYLKCFLPTEGSVLPPPSSNPGGAIPSPTPRSPAVPFTSYGMHHTSLLKRHIAHQPSVNADPASQEIWRSETLLQIFVEMWLHHYSLEMYQKMQSPHVKLEVLHYRLSISSKHHGSPAQSSYQALHAYQESFKPTEEHVLVVRLLVKHLHAFSNSLKPEPLSPSAHSHTASPLEEFKRVVIPRFVQEKLYIFLQHCFGHWPLDASFRAVLEMWLSYLQPWRYAPEKPPQSAEPLPRSVSEKWSTFVQENLLMYTKLFVGFLNRALRTDLVSPKNALMVFRVAKVFAQPNLAEMILKGEQLFLEPELVIPHRQHRLFMTPPLGGSFFSSWPPTITDASFKVKSHVYSLEGQDFQYKQMFGTEVRNLVLKLAQLIWQAQQTAKSISDHSAETTASQSFFSWFRFTPSEMNGSYTGNDLDEIGQDSIKKTDEYLEKALEYFCQIFKLNEAQLTQMMMNCGTAQDENGKKQPPDCIESEDGLILTPLGKYQIINGLRRFDVQYQGDTELQPIRSYENATLVRLLFRLSSALNERFADQMDVLCSREDFLGRLCRYHLTNPHLTHKIRYSPVVKDRTSQNWGPRISLRFLASYRTLLSLLMIYFIASWFYIGPVGCTFIILIGYFLYAVIMTFFFEGWKPHEH comes from the exons ATGGCCGGCCCgcacctgcagcagcccagcttcCTGCTG GCCACGCTGAAGGCAGACTGTGTCAGCAAGCCATTTGTGCAGAGGTGCCACGACCTGGAGACCGTCATTGAGGAGTTCCCCGCCAAG GAACTACATGGTATCTTCCCATGGCTGGTGGAGAGCATTTTTGGCAGCCTGGATGGCATCATCATAGGCTGGAATCTTCGCTGTTTGCAAGGAAGAACAAATCCTACTGAATATTCTGTGGCTTTGGATTTCCTGGATCCCAG TGGTCCGATGATGAAGCTGGTTTACAAACTCCAAGCAGAAGAGTACAGATACGATTTCCCAGTCTCGTATCTTCCA GGCCCCGTGAAGGCTTCAATACAAGAGCAAGTCCTACCAGAATGCTCTTTATACCACAATAAAGTCCAGTTTCCTTCATCTGGTGGTTTAGGTTTGAATTTGGCTCTTA ATCCATTTGAATATTACATGTTTTACTTTGCAATTAGTTTGATTACACAGAAG AACTCACCCGTCACCCGCCATGTCAGCCCTTCCAACAGTGCTTATTTCATCTTGGTAGACACATACCTGAAGTGTTTCCTACCCACAGAAGGAAGTGTCCTTCCTCCACCTTCTTCAAATCCTGGGGGAGCCATCCCTTCCCCGACTCCCAG GTCTCCAGCAGTGCCTTTCACTTCCTATGGCATGCATCACACCAGCTTGCTGAAACGGCACATTGCCCATCAGCCTTCTGTGAATGCTGACCCAGCTTCCCAGGAGATCTGGAGATCAGAAACACTGCTTCAG atctttgttGAAATGTGGCTACATCATTATTCACTGGAAATGTATCAGAAAATGCAGTCCCCTCATGTCAAG CTGGAGGTTCTCCACTACCGACTCAGTATCTCCAGTAAACACCATGGTAGTCCTGCCCAATCCAGCTACCAGGCCCTCCACGCATACCAA GAGTCATTTAAGCCTACTGAGGAGCACGTGCTAGTGGTAAGACTGCTTGTGAAACATCTGCATGCTTTCAGCAACAGCCTGAAACCAGAGCCTCTCTCCCCTTCAGCCCACTCCCACACAGCCAGCCCGCTAGAGGAGTTTAAAAG GGTTGTAATTCCTCGGTTTGTCCAGGAGAAACTTTATATATTTCTGCAACACTGTTTTGGCCACTGGCCTCTGGATGCCTCTTTCAGAGCA GTTCTTGAGATGTGGTTAAGTTACTTGCAGCCTTGGAGGTATGCTCCGGAAAAGCCACCACAAAGTGCTGAGCCCTTGCCTCGCAGCGTGTCGGAAAAATG GTCAACCTTCGTTCAAGAAAACCTACTCATGTATACTAAGCTGTTTGTAGGATTTCTGAACAGAGCTCTTCGAACTGACTTGGTCAGTCCAAAAAACGCTCTCATGGTGTTCCGAGTAGCCAAGGTCTTTGCTCAGCCCAATCTAGCTGAAATGATCCTGAAAG GAGAACAGTTATTCCTGGAGCCTGAACTTGTTATTCCCCATCGTCAACACCGACTCTTTATGACCCCACCACTTGGTGGAAGCTTCTTCTCCTCATGGCCTCCAACTATTACAGATGCCTCGTTTAAGGTGAAGAGTCATGTTTACAGCCTAGAAGGACAGGACTTCCAGTATAAACAGATGTTTGGCACAGAAGTCAGGAATTTG gtGTTAAAACTGGCTCAGTTAATTTGGCAGGCACAGCAGACAGCAAAATCCATATCAGACCATTCTGCAGAGACAACGGCTAGCCAGTCCTTCTTTTCATGGTTTAGATTTACACCATCTGAGATGAATGGCTCCTACACAGGCAATGACCTTGATGAAATTGGGCAAGACAGCATCAAAAAAACAGATGAATATTTAGAGAAGGCACTGGAATACTTCTGCCAAATCTTTAAG CTGAATGAAGCTCAACTGACCCAGATGATGATGAACTGTGGGACAGCCCAAGACGAGAACGGAAAAAAACAGCCTCCAGACTGTATTGAAAGCGAGGATGGCCTCATTCTTACACCCCTTGGCAAGTACCAG ATCATAAATGGCTTACGTAGATTTGACGTGCAGTATCAAGGAGATACTGAGCTTCAGCCTATCCGAAGCTATGAGAACGCAACTCTTGTCCGCCTCCTATTTCGATTATCCTCAGCGCTTAATGAAAGG TTTGCTGATCAGATGGATGTGCTTTGCTCCAGGGAGGATTTTCTTGGCAGACTTTGTCGCTATCATCTTACCAACCCCCACCTTACACACAAAATCAGGTACAGTCCTGTCGTGAAAGACAGAACAAGCCAGAACTGGGGACCAAGAATCAGTCTGAGGTTTCTGGCTAGCTACAGGACTCTCCTCTCTCTACTGATGATCTACTTTATTGCATCCTGGTTTTACATTGGGCCAGTGGGCTGCACGTTCATTATCCTGATTGGATATTTTCTTTATGCCGTaataatgacttttttctttgaaggatGGAAACCACATGAACACTAA
- the SMPD4 gene encoding sphingomyelin phosphodiesterase 4 isoform X2: MAGPHLQQPSFLLATLKADCVSKPFVQRCHDLETVIEEFPAKELHGIFPWLVESIFGSLDGIIIGWNLRCLQGRTNPTEYSVALDFLDPSGPMMKLVYKLQAEEYRYDFPVSYLPGPVKASIQEQVLPECSLYHNKVQFPSSGGLGLNLALNPFEYYMFYFAISLITQKNSPVTRHVSPSNSAYFILVDTYLKCFLPTEGSVLPPPSSNPGGAIPSPTPRSPAVPFTSYGMHHTSLLKRHIAHQPSVNADPASQEIWRSETLLQIFVEMWLHHYSLEMYQKMQSPHVKESFKPTEEHVLVVRLLVKHLHAFSNSLKPEPLSPSAHSHTASPLEEFKRVVIPRFVQEKLYIFLQHCFGHWPLDASFRAVLEMWLSYLQPWRYAPEKPPQSAEPLPRSVSEKWSTFVQENLLMYTKLFVGFLNRALRTDLVSPKNALMVFRVAKVFAQPNLAEMILKGEQLFLEPELVIPHRQHRLFMTPPLGGSFFSSWPPTITDASFKVKSHVYSLEGQDFQYKQMFGTEVRNLVLKLAQLIWQAQQTAKSISDHSAETTASQSFFSWFRFTPSEMNGSYTGNDLDEIGQDSIKKTDEYLEKALEYFCQIFKLNEAQLTQMMMNCGTAQDENGKKQPPDCIESEDGLILTPLGKYQIINGLRRFDVQYQGDTELQPIRSYENATLVRLLFRLSSALNERFADQMDVLCSREDFLGRLCRYHLTNPHLTHKIRYSPVVKDRTSQNWGPRISLRFLASYRTLLSLLMIYFIASWFYIGPVGCTFIILIGYFLYAVIMTFFFEGWKPHEH; this comes from the exons ATGGCCGGCCCgcacctgcagcagcccagcttcCTGCTG GCCACGCTGAAGGCAGACTGTGTCAGCAAGCCATTTGTGCAGAGGTGCCACGACCTGGAGACCGTCATTGAGGAGTTCCCCGCCAAG GAACTACATGGTATCTTCCCATGGCTGGTGGAGAGCATTTTTGGCAGCCTGGATGGCATCATCATAGGCTGGAATCTTCGCTGTTTGCAAGGAAGAACAAATCCTACTGAATATTCTGTGGCTTTGGATTTCCTGGATCCCAG TGGTCCGATGATGAAGCTGGTTTACAAACTCCAAGCAGAAGAGTACAGATACGATTTCCCAGTCTCGTATCTTCCA GGCCCCGTGAAGGCTTCAATACAAGAGCAAGTCCTACCAGAATGCTCTTTATACCACAATAAAGTCCAGTTTCCTTCATCTGGTGGTTTAGGTTTGAATTTGGCTCTTA ATCCATTTGAATATTACATGTTTTACTTTGCAATTAGTTTGATTACACAGAAG AACTCACCCGTCACCCGCCATGTCAGCCCTTCCAACAGTGCTTATTTCATCTTGGTAGACACATACCTGAAGTGTTTCCTACCCACAGAAGGAAGTGTCCTTCCTCCACCTTCTTCAAATCCTGGGGGAGCCATCCCTTCCCCGACTCCCAG GTCTCCAGCAGTGCCTTTCACTTCCTATGGCATGCATCACACCAGCTTGCTGAAACGGCACATTGCCCATCAGCCTTCTGTGAATGCTGACCCAGCTTCCCAGGAGATCTGGAGATCAGAAACACTGCTTCAG atctttgttGAAATGTGGCTACATCATTATTCACTGGAAATGTATCAGAAAATGCAGTCCCCTCATGTCAAG GAGTCATTTAAGCCTACTGAGGAGCACGTGCTAGTGGTAAGACTGCTTGTGAAACATCTGCATGCTTTCAGCAACAGCCTGAAACCAGAGCCTCTCTCCCCTTCAGCCCACTCCCACACAGCCAGCCCGCTAGAGGAGTTTAAAAG GGTTGTAATTCCTCGGTTTGTCCAGGAGAAACTTTATATATTTCTGCAACACTGTTTTGGCCACTGGCCTCTGGATGCCTCTTTCAGAGCA GTTCTTGAGATGTGGTTAAGTTACTTGCAGCCTTGGAGGTATGCTCCGGAAAAGCCACCACAAAGTGCTGAGCCCTTGCCTCGCAGCGTGTCGGAAAAATG GTCAACCTTCGTTCAAGAAAACCTACTCATGTATACTAAGCTGTTTGTAGGATTTCTGAACAGAGCTCTTCGAACTGACTTGGTCAGTCCAAAAAACGCTCTCATGGTGTTCCGAGTAGCCAAGGTCTTTGCTCAGCCCAATCTAGCTGAAATGATCCTGAAAG GAGAACAGTTATTCCTGGAGCCTGAACTTGTTATTCCCCATCGTCAACACCGACTCTTTATGACCCCACCACTTGGTGGAAGCTTCTTCTCCTCATGGCCTCCAACTATTACAGATGCCTCGTTTAAGGTGAAGAGTCATGTTTACAGCCTAGAAGGACAGGACTTCCAGTATAAACAGATGTTTGGCACAGAAGTCAGGAATTTG gtGTTAAAACTGGCTCAGTTAATTTGGCAGGCACAGCAGACAGCAAAATCCATATCAGACCATTCTGCAGAGACAACGGCTAGCCAGTCCTTCTTTTCATGGTTTAGATTTACACCATCTGAGATGAATGGCTCCTACACAGGCAATGACCTTGATGAAATTGGGCAAGACAGCATCAAAAAAACAGATGAATATTTAGAGAAGGCACTGGAATACTTCTGCCAAATCTTTAAG CTGAATGAAGCTCAACTGACCCAGATGATGATGAACTGTGGGACAGCCCAAGACGAGAACGGAAAAAAACAGCCTCCAGACTGTATTGAAAGCGAGGATGGCCTCATTCTTACACCCCTTGGCAAGTACCAG ATCATAAATGGCTTACGTAGATTTGACGTGCAGTATCAAGGAGATACTGAGCTTCAGCCTATCCGAAGCTATGAGAACGCAACTCTTGTCCGCCTCCTATTTCGATTATCCTCAGCGCTTAATGAAAGG TTTGCTGATCAGATGGATGTGCTTTGCTCCAGGGAGGATTTTCTTGGCAGACTTTGTCGCTATCATCTTACCAACCCCCACCTTACACACAAAATCAGGTACAGTCCTGTCGTGAAAGACAGAACAAGCCAGAACTGGGGACCAAGAATCAGTCTGAGGTTTCTGGCTAGCTACAGGACTCTCCTCTCTCTACTGATGATCTACTTTATTGCATCCTGGTTTTACATTGGGCCAGTGGGCTGCACGTTCATTATCCTGATTGGATATTTTCTTTATGCCGTaataatgacttttttctttgaaggatGGAAACCACATGAACACTAA